A stretch of Enterobacter cloacae complex sp. ECNIH7 DNA encodes these proteins:
- the pilN gene encoding PilN family type IVB pilus formation outer membrane protein yields the protein MPRIPFCLTVLTAAFVLSSCSLNEISKIDKEAVGQADTAQRVLQSRQSISQPTVVWMDKPWVNLQPVTPVVSTPDEKNLPPCQITINRPDGISLPELGQRITALCGIRVSITPDAFAALSNVSTGSVVTSQMSGQLPAPDDNGRVPLAQMGATSAQPVSVQPSPALMRGLKFQGDVRDLLDVEASGYGLSWRSDGNGVYFYRQDTRTFQLVILNTKVNSSASINSGSGNQLGSGGGTSGGTSGDISSNQKTDYGMNSDLYDDIRKTIEQMLTPKSGRFWLSATTGTLSVTDTPDVLERIGRYIEYQNKVLSRQVQLNIQIVSVNQTRNEQLGLDWGLVYKSLHNFGATLTGSMANASTSAGSAGISILDTATGNAAKFSGSSLLIKALSEQGNVSMALNQTDPTANLTPVAYQLSNQQGVLTSSSSTATANVGVTSSQTVTTITTGLFMTMLPFIQENGDVQLQFAFSYTSPPQIEKFISRDGNTRNDIPNTSTQGLARKVNLRSGQTLVLTGSEQQNLSANKQGTFTPDNFILGGGQNGTRGRNTLVIMITPVLLR from the coding sequence ATGCCGCGTATACCTTTCTGCCTGACAGTACTTACCGCTGCGTTTGTGCTGTCATCATGTTCGCTGAATGAAATCAGCAAAATAGACAAGGAAGCCGTTGGGCAGGCCGATACGGCTCAGCGAGTGTTGCAGAGTCGTCAGTCCATATCACAACCAACTGTTGTCTGGATGGATAAGCCCTGGGTAAACCTGCAGCCAGTCACGCCGGTGGTCTCCACTCCGGACGAAAAGAATCTGCCTCCCTGTCAGATAACGATTAATCGTCCTGACGGCATTTCACTGCCTGAGCTGGGACAGCGCATCACTGCGCTATGTGGTATACGAGTCTCCATCACACCAGATGCATTTGCTGCGCTGAGCAACGTGAGTACCGGCAGCGTGGTAACTTCTCAGATGAGTGGTCAACTGCCGGCGCCGGATGACAATGGTCGGGTTCCCCTGGCACAGATGGGGGCTACGTCAGCTCAGCCCGTCTCCGTTCAGCCATCACCGGCGCTCATGCGTGGCCTTAAATTCCAGGGAGATGTTCGTGATCTGCTCGATGTCGAAGCCAGCGGGTACGGGCTGTCATGGCGCAGTGACGGAAACGGAGTTTATTTTTATCGACAGGATACCCGCACTTTTCAGCTCGTTATCCTGAATACGAAAGTAAACAGTAGCGCATCAATTAACTCCGGCTCTGGCAATCAGCTGGGCAGCGGTGGCGGCACATCGGGGGGGACTAGCGGAGACATTAGCTCTAATCAGAAGACCGATTATGGCATGAACAGCGACCTGTACGACGACATTCGTAAAACCATCGAGCAGATGCTGACGCCAAAATCTGGTCGTTTCTGGCTTTCAGCAACTACTGGCACGTTGAGTGTTACTGACACACCGGACGTTCTGGAGCGTATTGGTCGTTACATTGAGTATCAGAATAAGGTTCTAAGCAGGCAGGTCCAGCTCAACATACAGATTGTCAGCGTCAACCAGACGCGTAATGAGCAACTGGGTCTTGACTGGGGGCTCGTATACAAATCCCTGCACAATTTTGGCGCCACTCTGACCGGTTCAATGGCCAATGCTTCGACTTCAGCAGGCAGTGCCGGCATTTCGATTCTCGACACGGCAACAGGCAATGCCGCCAAATTTTCCGGCTCCAGCCTGCTGATTAAAGCGCTTTCCGAGCAGGGCAACGTCAGCATGGCGCTGAACCAGACCGACCCAACAGCAAATTTGACGCCGGTAGCTTATCAGCTCTCAAACCAACAGGGCGTTCTGACAAGTTCCAGTTCAACTGCAACAGCTAATGTCGGGGTTACTTCCTCACAGACCGTAACCACAATCACCACCGGTTTGTTCATGACCATGCTGCCGTTCATCCAGGAAAACGGTGACGTGCAACTGCAGTTCGCTTTTAGCTATACCAGTCCACCGCAGATAGAGAAATTTATCAGTAGGGACGGGAATACCCGTAACGATATACCGAATACCTCGACACAGGGGCTGGCACGTAAAGTTAACCTGCGCTCAGGCCAGACACTGGTATTAACCGGATCTGAGCAACAGAACCTTTCTGCAAACAAGCAGGGAACATTCACACCCGACAACTTTATCCTGGGCGGTGGCCAGAACGGTACGCGCGGTCGTAACACGCTCGTGATTATGATCACCCCTGTTCTGCTGAGGTAA